A window of Christiangramia forsetii KT0803 contains these coding sequences:
- a CDS encoding RluA family pseudouridine synthase, protein MGSEKILSNRDNLQVLHEDNHIIIVNKRPGDIVQGDKTGDKPLSEVVKSYLKEKYKKPGNVYLGVVHRLDRPTSGIVLFSKTSKALPRLNKLFQDKKAKKTYWAIVKNAPQEKSGELVHFMKRNSKQNKSYAHKNEVPDSKKAMLDYRLLKKLDNYYLLEIDLHTGRHHQIRSQLSAIGSPIKGDLKYGFNRSNKDASIHLHSRELKFTHPVKKEFIHIIAPPPSDPIWDAV, encoded by the coding sequence TTGGGTTCAGAAAAAATTTTATCAAATAGGGACAATCTTCAGGTTCTACACGAGGATAACCATATCATCATCGTGAATAAACGTCCCGGAGATATTGTTCAGGGAGATAAAACCGGGGACAAACCCCTGAGCGAAGTAGTTAAATCTTATCTAAAAGAGAAATATAAAAAGCCCGGAAATGTGTACCTGGGAGTGGTGCATCGTCTGGACAGACCCACCAGCGGAATTGTGCTATTTTCAAAAACTTCAAAAGCTTTACCAAGACTCAATAAATTATTTCAGGATAAAAAAGCAAAAAAGACTTATTGGGCCATTGTGAAAAATGCACCGCAGGAAAAATCCGGGGAACTTGTGCATTTCATGAAAAGGAACTCCAAGCAGAATAAATCTTACGCTCATAAAAACGAAGTTCCAGACAGCAAAAAAGCGATGCTGGATTACAGACTACTAAAGAAGCTTGACAATTACTATTTACTGGAAATAGATCTTCATACCGGAAGACATCATCAAATAAGAAGTCAGTTATCAGCTATTGGTTCTCCTATAAAAGGTGATCTAAAATACGGTTTTAACCGAAGTAATAAAGATGCCAGCATTCATTTACATTCAAGAGAGCTAAAATTCACACATCCGGTCAAAAAAGAGTTTATTCATATCATTGCCCCTCCCCCTTCGGATCCTATCTGGGACGCGGTTTAA
- a CDS encoding 2-isopropylmalate synthase, with translation MRTEKVEIFDTTLRDGEQVPGCKLNTEQKLKIAARLDELGVDVIEAGFPVSSPGDFKSVTEISKLVKNASVCGLTRAVKNDIKVAADALKYARKPRIHTGIGTSDSHIKYKFKSSRPEIIERAGEAVAYAKTFVDDVEFYAEDAGRTENEFLAKVCTEAVKNGATVLNIPDTTGYCLPEEYGKKIKYLKENVVGIENVIISCHCHNDLGLATANAIAGITNGARQIECTINGIGERAGNTALEEVVMILKQHPYLQLNTDINPQLLYDTSLMVSREMGMFVQPNKAIVGANAFAHSSGIHQDGVIKNRETYEIIDPADVGVTESAIVLTARSGRAALAYKAKKMGYNLTKLELDIVYSEFLNFADEKKEVADNDIHIIMELYRRNSRAIA, from the coding sequence ATGCGTACTGAAAAGGTAGAAATTTTTGACACTACATTGAGGGACGGAGAACAAGTTCCCGGCTGCAAACTGAATACAGAACAAAAATTAAAAATAGCTGCACGACTGGATGAGCTGGGTGTTGATGTGATTGAAGCTGGTTTTCCAGTATCAAGTCCCGGCGATTTTAAATCGGTAACCGAGATTTCTAAACTGGTTAAGAATGCCAGCGTTTGTGGATTAACACGTGCCGTTAAAAACGACATCAAAGTAGCTGCCGATGCATTGAAATATGCCAGGAAGCCGAGAATCCATACGGGAATAGGAACTTCTGATTCTCACATAAAATATAAATTCAAATCCAGCAGGCCTGAAATTATCGAAAGGGCTGGAGAAGCTGTTGCCTACGCAAAGACTTTTGTAGACGATGTTGAGTTTTATGCGGAAGATGCCGGAAGAACAGAGAATGAATTTTTAGCTAAAGTTTGTACTGAAGCGGTAAAAAATGGTGCTACGGTGCTTAATATTCCGGATACTACAGGCTATTGTCTTCCGGAGGAATATGGAAAAAAGATAAAATATTTAAAAGAGAATGTGGTGGGGATCGAAAATGTAATTATTTCCTGTCACTGTCATAACGACCTTGGTCTTGCTACCGCAAATGCGATTGCCGGTATTACAAATGGCGCAAGACAGATTGAATGTACTATTAATGGAATTGGGGAACGTGCTGGAAATACCGCTTTAGAGGAAGTCGTCATGATCTTAAAACAGCATCCATATTTGCAGTTGAATACAGATATTAATCCTCAGTTGTTATATGATACCAGTTTAATGGTCTCCAGGGAAATGGGAATGTTCGTCCAGCCAAATAAGGCGATCGTCGGTGCCAATGCCTTTGCGCATAGTTCAGGCATCCACCAGGATGGCGTCATCAAGAATAGAGAAACATACGAAATTATAGATCCAGCCGATGTCGGGGTAACCGAGTCGGCTATTGTTTTAACTGCCCGTAGTGGTAGAGCGGCTTTAGCTTATAAAGCGAAAAAAATGGGTTATAATTTAACTAAACTGGAATTAGATATTGTGTATAGCGAATTTTTAAATTTTGCTGACGAAAAGAAAGAAGTTGCTGATAATGATATTCATATTATCATGGAACTTTATAGAAGAAATTCCAGAGCGATTGCATAA
- the leuD gene encoding 3-isopropylmalate dehydratase small subunit, translating into MEKFITLKDTVVPLDAENVDTDQIIPARFLKATDKEGFGENLFRDWRFDKNGDPIEDFVLNQDKYSGSILLAGNNFGCGSSREHAAWAIKAYGFKAVVSSYFADIFKGNALNNGLLPVQVCPEFLTKLFVAIEKDQNEKISIDLEAQKIKIESSGESESFDIDSYKKTCLINGYDDIDFLTSKLEAIKKFEQKRRGKENVPQETI; encoded by the coding sequence ATGGAAAAGTTTATAACCCTTAAAGATACTGTGGTACCGTTGGATGCAGAAAATGTGGATACAGACCAGATCATCCCGGCTCGTTTTCTAAAAGCAACAGACAAAGAAGGTTTCGGCGAAAATCTTTTTCGTGACTGGCGCTTTGATAAAAATGGTGACCCTATTGAAGATTTCGTATTGAATCAGGATAAATATTCCGGCTCCATACTTTTGGCAGGAAATAACTTTGGTTGTGGTTCCAGCCGGGAACATGCTGCCTGGGCAATAAAAGCTTACGGATTTAAAGCGGTGGTATCCAGCTATTTTGCAGATATATTCAAAGGAAATGCTTTGAACAATGGTTTGCTACCAGTACAGGTATGCCCTGAATTTCTTACTAAGTTATTTGTTGCCATAGAAAAAGACCAAAATGAAAAGATCAGTATCGATCTGGAAGCACAAAAGATCAAAATTGAAAGTTCTGGAGAATCTGAAAGTTTCGACATTGATTCCTATAAAAAAACCTGCCTAATTAATGGTTATGACGATATAGACTTTTTAACAAGCAAACTGGAAGCCATTAAAAAATTTGAACAGAAAAGACGTGGAAAAGAGAACGTTCCGCAAGAAACTATTTAA
- a CDS encoding DMT family transporter → MSERRQNLTNILQLNFAVLLISTSGVLGRYITLHPVITIFYRCLIAVIVFYLFCRWKGIDLKIENKRDLLKMILGGILMGAHWITYFFSLQFSSVAIALLSLFTYPVITAFLEPVLFKTRFNKVHIALGLLVLAGIYFLSPEFDLENDSFLAIILGVTSAVFYALRNLLMKREVERYNGSALMFYQILVVSFLLFPSVFFSDIEAIAGQWKPLVILAVLTTCIGHTLFLKSFKNFSITAASIMSSIQPVYGIGLGAIFLSEIPSLKTLVGGTLIISAVIIESLLAVRKK, encoded by the coding sequence TTGTCAGAAAGACGTCAGAACTTAACCAATATCCTTCAACTAAATTTTGCGGTTTTACTCATTAGTACTTCCGGAGTATTAGGCAGGTATATCACCCTACATCCGGTTATCACCATATTTTATAGATGCCTGATTGCCGTGATCGTTTTTTACCTTTTTTGTAGGTGGAAAGGGATCGACCTGAAAATTGAAAATAAACGCGACCTTTTAAAAATGATTTTGGGTGGAATATTAATGGGTGCCCATTGGATCACTTATTTCTTTTCCCTTCAATTCTCCAGTGTGGCGATCGCTTTATTATCCTTATTTACCTACCCTGTGATTACGGCTTTTTTAGAGCCTGTTTTGTTTAAGACCCGGTTCAATAAGGTTCATATCGCTTTAGGACTATTGGTTCTGGCCGGGATCTATTTTTTAAGTCCTGAGTTTGATCTTGAAAATGACTCCTTTCTTGCTATTATATTAGGAGTGACTTCAGCCGTTTTTTATGCCCTTCGGAATCTCTTAATGAAACGGGAAGTAGAAAGGTATAATGGGTCTGCACTTATGTTCTATCAGATCCTGGTGGTTTCATTCCTTCTGTTTCCTTCTGTTTTCTTCAGCGATATTGAAGCAATTGCGGGCCAATGGAAGCCATTGGTTATTCTTGCAGTTCTTACCACTTGTATTGGTCACACTTTATTTTTAAAAAGCTTTAAAAATTTCAGTATTACTGCGGCCAGTATTATGAGTAGTATTCAGCCGGTTTACGGGATAGGATTGGGAGCGATATTTTTAAGTGAAATACCATCTTTGAAAACACTGGTTGGAGGAACTTTAATAATTAGTGCTGTGATTATTGAAAGTTTACTTGCTGTTAGAAAGAAGTAG
- the leuC gene encoding 3-isopropylmalate dehydratase large subunit, with protein sequence MKKTLFDKIWDSHVVESIPNGPDILYIDKHLIHEVTSPQAFNELKERNVPVFRPEQIVATADHNTPTQDQHLPVKDLLSRKQLKELSQNCEENNITLYGLGHPYNGIVHVMAPELGITQPGMTIVCGDSHTSTHGAFGTIAFGIGTSQVTQVFASQCLLVEKPKKLRVNVNGKLKNGVLPKDVILYIISKLGTNSGTGYFCEYAGNVFEEMSMEGRMTVCNMSIEMGARGGLIAPDQTTIDYVEDREFAPKGSEFKKMKVYWETLKTDKGAEFDQEYSFEAEDIEPMITYGTNPGMGIKLTGAIPVEGNKSDAKALAYMNFKPGEILLEKPINYIFIGSCTNSRIEDFRVAASYIKGKKKAENVNALIVPGSQQVAKQIKDEGLDKVFEEAGFTLRQPGCSACLAMNDDKIPEGEYCVSTSNRNFEGRQGPGSRTILASPLTAAATAISGKISDYTQNLN encoded by the coding sequence ATGAAGAAAACACTTTTTGATAAAATATGGGACTCCCATGTGGTAGAAAGCATCCCTAACGGACCAGACATTTTATATATCGATAAACATTTGATACATGAAGTGACCAGCCCGCAGGCCTTTAATGAATTAAAGGAGAGAAATGTTCCGGTTTTTCGTCCGGAACAGATCGTGGCCACGGCCGATCATAATACGCCTACCCAGGATCAACATCTTCCGGTTAAGGACCTATTATCCAGAAAACAACTGAAGGAACTGAGCCAAAATTGTGAAGAAAACAATATTACTCTTTATGGTTTGGGGCATCCTTATAACGGGATCGTTCACGTGATGGCCCCGGAACTTGGGATCACTCAACCGGGAATGACCATTGTGTGCGGGGATAGCCACACCTCTACTCATGGCGCTTTTGGAACTATTGCTTTCGGAATAGGAACCAGCCAGGTTACCCAGGTATTCGCCAGTCAGTGTCTTTTAGTTGAAAAACCTAAGAAACTTAGAGTAAATGTAAATGGAAAACTGAAAAATGGAGTATTACCAAAAGATGTAATTCTGTATATCATCAGTAAACTGGGAACCAATTCAGGAACAGGTTATTTCTGCGAATATGCAGGAAATGTTTTTGAAGAAATGTCTATGGAAGGTCGAATGACGGTTTGTAACATGAGTATTGAAATGGGCGCCCGGGGCGGACTCATAGCACCAGACCAAACCACGATTGATTATGTGGAGGATCGGGAATTTGCTCCCAAAGGTTCAGAATTTAAAAAAATGAAGGTCTATTGGGAAACTTTAAAAACCGATAAAGGTGCTGAATTTGATCAGGAGTATTCTTTTGAAGCTGAAGATATAGAACCTATGATCACCTACGGAACCAATCCGGGAATGGGGATAAAACTTACAGGAGCTATTCCAGTGGAAGGAAATAAGAGCGATGCAAAAGCGCTGGCTTATATGAATTTTAAACCTGGAGAGATTTTACTGGAAAAACCCATTAATTATATTTTTATTGGAAGCTGTACGAACTCCAGAATTGAAGATTTTAGAGTGGCTGCCTCTTATATTAAAGGAAAGAAAAAAGCCGAAAATGTGAATGCTTTAATTGTTCCCGGTAGTCAGCAGGTTGCAAAACAAATAAAGGATGAAGGTTTAGATAAGGTTTTTGAAGAAGCGGGATTCACTTTAAGACAGCCGGGATGTTCAGCTTGTCTGGCTATGAATGATGATAAGATACCTGAAGGTGAATATTGTGTCTCCACCAGTAATAGAAATTTTGAAGGAAGACAGGGACCTGGTTCCAGAACTATTCTGGCAAGCCCTCTGACTGCCGCAGCTACTGCTATTTCAGGAAAAATTTCAGACTACACACAAAACTTGAACTAA
- a CDS encoding serine hydrolase domain-containing protein, which yields MRTTIVKIKTLAFSILFVVVVIGCTSKNKDSTKDTQKVTSQNLISTVIDSINSEINNGDYGLIDRFIVIQNDEVLADFRYKQDYETIAQKYDTTNHQYNFNSTDWHPYYKQSELHTLQSVTKSITSILFGIALDLNEDYNVDNKAMPLLTGYDTDFLDKRKQNISIEDLLTMRSGLKWNEETDHNDNTNDCFLLESSDHWIEYVLSKPMDTIPGTRFVYNGGGTVLLGKIIRTITGKRIDDWAEEKLFKPLGITDYYWKETPDGEIDTEGGLYLKAEDLAKIGSLFLNKGKWNNKQIVSESWVTTSTSPLLKNVKPQWRSVTGYGYQWWIPEYTDNGKTSIYSANGYGGQYLMVAPEHKLIIVFNGWNINDEPEKSTYRALQDRIIPTLKK from the coding sequence ATGAGAACAACAATCGTTAAAATTAAAACGCTAGCATTTTCAATTTTGTTTGTTGTTGTAGTTATTGGTTGTACCTCAAAAAATAAAGACTCAACTAAAGATACACAAAAGGTAACTTCTCAAAACCTCATTTCCACTGTAATTGATTCTATTAATTCAGAAATAAATAATGGAGACTATGGATTAATTGACCGTTTTATAGTCATACAAAATGACGAGGTTTTGGCAGATTTCAGATATAAGCAGGACTATGAAACTATTGCTCAAAAGTATGACACAACCAATCATCAATACAATTTCAATAGCACTGATTGGCATCCATACTACAAACAAAGTGAATTGCATACACTTCAATCTGTAACAAAAAGTATTACCTCAATCCTTTTTGGGATTGCCTTGGATTTAAATGAAGATTACAATGTTGATAATAAAGCAATGCCTTTGTTGACTGGTTATGATACTGACTTTCTAGATAAAAGAAAGCAAAATATATCTATTGAAGATTTGTTGACTATGAGAAGTGGCTTAAAGTGGAATGAGGAGACTGATCATAATGACAATACTAATGACTGTTTTTTATTAGAGTCAAGTGACCACTGGATAGAATATGTTTTAAGCAAACCTATGGATACCATACCAGGAACAAGATTTGTATATAATGGTGGCGGAACTGTTCTTTTAGGTAAAATTATTAGAACAATTACAGGCAAACGAATTGACGATTGGGCAGAAGAAAAATTATTCAAGCCACTCGGTATTACAGATTACTATTGGAAAGAAACACCTGATGGAGAAATTGATACAGAAGGAGGTTTATATCTTAAGGCAGAAGACCTGGCTAAAATTGGTTCATTGTTTTTGAACAAAGGGAAATGGAACAATAAGCAAATTGTATCTGAAAGTTGGGTCACAACATCCACAAGCCCTTTACTTAAAAACGTAAAACCTCAATGGCGAAGTGTTACAGGATACGGGTATCAATGGTGGATTCCTGAATATACGGATAATGGCAAAACCAGTATTTATTCCGCCAATGGATATGGAGGTCAGTATTTAATGGTAGCACCAGAACATAAATTAATAATTGTCTTTAATGGTTGGAATATAAATGATGAGCCAGAAAAGTCAACTTATAGAGCTTTGCAAGACAGAATAATTCCGACACTTAAAAAATAA
- the ypfJ gene encoding KPN_02809 family neutral zinc metallopeptidase, which produces MKWRGRRQSGNVEDRRGSSGKGKLIAGGGIIGVIFVIAQFILSDGDVSVLQQLEGSGSSQTESRELTAEEEEMGEFVATVLADTEDVWNEVFAENNMNYQEPGLVLFSDAVQTACGGASSASGPFYCPADQKIYMDLSFFDQLRQRFGAQGGDYAVVYVMAHEVGHHVQNLMGTATKVRRLQQQSSKTEANELSVALELQADFYAGVWTKENQQYLSEGDIEEALSAANAVGDDAIQKRTSGRVNPDSFTHGTSEQRMKWFMKGYRSGDISQGDTFSEVLN; this is translated from the coding sequence ATGAAATGGCGTGGCAGAAGACAAAGTGGTAATGTAGAAGATCGAAGAGGAAGTTCGGGCAAGGGAAAACTAATTGCAGGTGGTGGAATTATAGGAGTAATTTTCGTCATTGCGCAGTTTATTTTGAGCGATGGAGACGTGTCGGTTCTACAACAACTGGAAGGTTCCGGCAGTTCTCAAACTGAATCCCGTGAGCTTACGGCGGAAGAAGAGGAAATGGGAGAATTTGTTGCTACCGTTCTTGCTGATACTGAAGATGTCTGGAATGAGGTTTTCGCGGAAAATAATATGAATTATCAGGAACCTGGCCTTGTGCTTTTTAGTGACGCTGTACAAACGGCATGCGGAGGTGCATCTTCAGCCAGCGGACCATTCTACTGCCCTGCGGATCAGAAAATATATATGGACCTTAGCTTTTTCGACCAGTTAAGACAACGATTTGGTGCACAGGGTGGTGATTATGCAGTAGTCTATGTAATGGCTCACGAGGTTGGCCACCATGTTCAGAATTTAATGGGAACTGCCACTAAAGTTCGAAGACTTCAGCAGCAATCCAGTAAAACTGAAGCGAATGAACTATCTGTAGCACTCGAACTTCAAGCCGATTTTTACGCTGGGGTTTGGACCAAAGAAAATCAGCAATATCTGAGTGAAGGTGATATCGAAGAAGCGCTAAGTGCAGCAAATGCGGTTGGCGACGATGCAATTCAGAAAAGAACTAGCGGAAGGGTAAATCCGGACTCTTTCACCCATGGAACTTCAGAACAGCGTATGAAATGGTTTATGAAAGGTTATAGATCTGGGGATATTAGCCAGGGTGACACTTTCAGTGAAGTTTTAAATTAG
- the leuB gene encoding 3-isopropylmalate dehydrogenase yields the protein MKFNIAVLPGDGIGPEITQQSVKVLKAVADRFDHEFNFEEAEVGAVAIDLLGDPLPESTLELCKKSDAVLFGAIGDPKYDNDPSAKVRPEQGLLKLRKELGLFANIRPVKVYENLIHKSPLKSENIEGADMVIYRELTGGIYFGEKSTAEDGKSASDLCTYSVEEIERIAHLAFKAAEKRRKKLTLVDKANVLETSRLWRKTVTEIAKDYPGVKVDYLFVDNAAMQMIVNPKQFDVILTENMFGDIISDEASVIGGSIGLLESASIGADNAMFEPIHGSYPQATGKGIANPLASVLSAAMLLDHLNLKKEAETVRMAVELSIKLNVCTNDLNSDNHYSTERVGDFLESVISDTEGHIINNENLNLGQMTII from the coding sequence ATGAAATTTAATATAGCCGTACTTCCCGGAGACGGGATTGGTCCTGAGATAACGCAGCAGTCAGTTAAAGTGCTGAAGGCCGTTGCAGATAGATTTGATCATGAGTTCAATTTTGAAGAAGCTGAAGTGGGTGCAGTCGCAATAGATTTATTGGGGGATCCATTGCCTGAATCCACACTCGAACTATGTAAAAAATCTGACGCTGTGCTATTCGGGGCAATTGGAGATCCAAAGTATGATAATGATCCTTCGGCAAAAGTGAGACCGGAACAGGGGCTTCTGAAACTACGAAAAGAATTAGGCCTTTTTGCCAATATCAGGCCGGTTAAAGTATATGAAAACCTCATTCATAAATCACCTTTAAAATCTGAAAATATTGAAGGTGCAGACATGGTAATTTACCGGGAATTAACTGGTGGGATTTATTTCGGGGAAAAAAGTACTGCTGAAGATGGAAAAAGCGCCTCAGATCTTTGTACCTACTCGGTAGAAGAAATTGAACGTATTGCGCATCTGGCATTTAAAGCTGCTGAAAAGAGAAGGAAAAAATTAACCCTTGTAGATAAAGCGAATGTTCTGGAAACTTCTCGTCTCTGGCGAAAAACGGTTACTGAAATTGCAAAAGATTACCCGGGAGTAAAAGTCGATTATTTATTTGTGGATAACGCCGCCATGCAAATGATCGTAAATCCAAAACAGTTTGATGTTATACTTACAGAAAATATGTTTGGCGATATCATTTCTGATGAAGCCAGCGTAATTGGCGGAAGTATTGGTTTGCTCGAATCTGCATCTATTGGAGCCGATAATGCGATGTTCGAACCAATCCACGGATCATATCCACAAGCTACCGGGAAAGGAATTGCCAATCCTCTGGCCTCAGTGCTTTCTGCAGCAATGTTACTGGATCATCTAAACCTTAAGAAAGAAGCAGAAACGGTAAGGATGGCAGTTGAATTAAGTATCAAATTAAATGTTTGTACTAATGATCTCAACTCCGATAATCATTACTCTACCGAAAGAGTTGGGGATTTTCTCGAAAGTGTGATCAGCGATACTGAAGGTCATATTATTAATAATGAAAACCTCAACCTTGGCCAGATGACAATAATATAA
- the panB gene encoding 3-methyl-2-oxobutanoate hydroxymethyltransferase, translating to MSVAKKEYKRITVKSLVDMKSNGEKISMLTAYDFTMAQIVDGAGIDVILVGDSASNVMAGHETTLPITLDQMIYHATSVVRAITRSLVVVDLPFGSYQSDPKEALRSAIRIMKESGGHAVKLEGGKEVKESIKRIIHAGIPVMGHLGLTPQSIYKFGTYTVRAKEEQEAEKLKSDAKLLEKMGCFAIVLEKVPAELAKEVAESITIPVIGIGAGNGVDGQVLVVHDMLGMTHEFNPRFLRRYADLHGEMTKAFQNYRDDVKSRKFPSDDEQY from the coding sequence ATGTCTGTTGCAAAAAAGGAGTACAAGCGTATCACTGTAAAGTCTCTGGTAGACATGAAGTCTAATGGTGAAAAAATAAGTATGCTTACGGCATACGATTTCACTATGGCTCAAATTGTTGATGGCGCAGGAATAGACGTAATCCTTGTTGGTGACTCTGCCAGTAATGTAATGGCTGGGCATGAAACTACCTTACCTATTACGCTGGATCAAATGATCTATCATGCCACCAGTGTGGTTAGAGCGATCACTCGGTCTTTAGTGGTTGTAGATCTGCCCTTCGGAAGTTACCAGAGTGATCCAAAAGAAGCTCTTAGATCTGCGATAAGGATCATGAAAGAAAGTGGCGGACACGCTGTAAAGCTTGAAGGTGGCAAGGAAGTGAAGGAAAGTATCAAACGAATAATTCATGCCGGCATCCCGGTAATGGGGCATTTGGGACTTACCCCGCAATCTATCTATAAATTCGGAACTTATACTGTAAGAGCTAAAGAAGAACAGGAAGCTGAAAAATTAAAGTCTGACGCTAAATTGTTGGAGAAAATGGGCTGTTTTGCTATTGTGCTCGAAAAAGTACCGGCTGAACTTGCTAAAGAAGTAGCCGAAAGTATCACTATTCCGGTTATAGGAATTGGTGCCGGAAATGGTGTCGATGGTCAGGTTTTGGTAGTACATGATATGCTGGGAATGACCCATGAATTTAATCCCAGATTTTTGAGACGTTACGCCGATCTACATGGAGAAATGACCAAAGCTTTTCAAAATTACAGAGATGATGTGAAGAGTAGAAAATTTCCATCAGATGATGAACAATATTAA
- the argH gene encoding argininosuccinate lyase, which translates to MKLWDKGISIDKQIEKFTVGNDRELDMHLAEYDIQASKAHAKMLGKVGILEKDEVETILTELEVLKKQLENGLFHIEEDFEDVHSKIEFELTKKLGDTGKKIHTARSRNDQVLVAQQLYFKENLQQISEKAKELIEVLLGLADEHKEKLLPGYTHLQVAMPSSFGLWFSAYAELLIDDLYLLEAGLKIVDQNPLGSAAGYGSSFPIDREFTTRELGFSTQKFNVVAAQMSRGKCERTVTSNIASLANTLSRLAMDICLYMSQNFDFITFPDELTTGSSIMPHKKNPDVFELVRGKCNKLQAIANEMILITNNLPSGYHRDFQLIKENSIYSVENMKEILDVFTHSIAQIKVKNVDLKDEKYKYLFTVDSINELVINGKSFRDAYKIIGEQVQDGSYKATEGMQHSHSGSKDNLSLEKIREKKEEINLKI; encoded by the coding sequence ATGAAACTCTGGGATAAAGGTATTTCAATAGACAAACAGATAGAAAAGTTCACCGTTGGAAATGACCGTGAGTTGGATATGCATCTGGCTGAGTACGATATCCAGGCATCTAAAGCACATGCAAAAATGCTTGGAAAAGTCGGAATATTGGAAAAGGATGAGGTTGAAACAATTTTGACGGAATTAGAGGTTTTGAAGAAACAACTTGAAAATGGACTATTTCATATTGAAGAGGATTTCGAGGATGTTCATTCCAAGATAGAATTTGAACTGACTAAGAAACTTGGAGATACCGGAAAGAAGATCCATACGGCACGTTCGAGAAATGATCAGGTTTTGGTAGCTCAGCAATTGTATTTCAAAGAGAACCTACAGCAAATTTCAGAAAAGGCCAAAGAACTTATTGAGGTACTTTTAGGTCTGGCTGATGAACATAAAGAAAAACTGCTTCCCGGTTATACGCATCTTCAGGTAGCCATGCCATCTTCCTTCGGATTATGGTTTTCAGCTTACGCCGAACTGCTTATAGATGACCTTTACCTTTTGGAAGCGGGCTTAAAGATCGTGGATCAGAATCCGCTCGGTTCGGCAGCTGGTTATGGTTCCTCATTTCCGATAGACAGAGAATTCACAACTAGAGAATTAGGTTTTTCAACTCAGAAATTCAATGTGGTCGCTGCCCAGATGAGCAGGGGGAAGTGTGAGAGAACAGTTACTTCCAATATCGCTTCTCTGGCGAATACGCTTTCAAGATTGGCGATGGATATCTGTTTGTATATGAGTCAGAATTTTGATTTTATTACTTTTCCCGATGAACTGACTACGGGATCGAGTATTATGCCCCACAAGAAAAATCCCGATGTTTTTGAGCTGGTGAGAGGAAAATGTAATAAACTTCAGGCTATTGCCAATGAAATGATATTAATCACCAACAATTTACCTAGTGGTTACCACAGGGATTTTCAGCTAATTAAAGAGAATAGTATCTATTCGGTGGAAAATATGAAAGAAATACTGGATGTTTTCACTCATTCCATTGCGCAGATCAAAGTGAAGAATGTTGATCTGAAAGATGAAAAATATAAATATTTGTTTACTGTAGATAGCATCAATGAACTGGTGATCAATGGAAAGTCGTTCAGGGATGCTTATAAAATAATCGGGGAGCAGGTCCAGGATGGATCTTATAAAGCTACGGAAGGAATGCAGCATTCGCATTCCGGGAGCAAGGATAACCTGTCTTTAGAGAAAATCAGGGAGAAGAAGGAGGAGATTAATTTGAAAATTTGA